A genome region from Thermomonospora amylolytica includes the following:
- a CDS encoding helix-turn-helix transcriptional regulator, producing the protein MSRHTTSSDRLARLLALVPYVVNRDSVALDEAAAAFGVTEKQLIDDLNLLWCVELRAPDPYCPIDLSYEGGEITVSEAESIARPLRLKVDEAGALLVALRMLAEIGDPRDRDALSRVIAKLENAAGEGAAAVSSQVSVQVDPAGGMPARVRDAIARGRRLHLTYYVPGRDENTERDVDPMRLLVVDGQPYLEGWCRRAEGVRLFRLDRVVELTVLDVPAEVPADAEHRDVRAGRLFSPSPDDIRVTFELTPAGRWVADSYPCESVEELGEGRLRVVLRTADQRWVRGLALRLGDQGRITGPPELTAAVRADAARALAHYETAPAR; encoded by the coding sequence GTGAGCAGGCACACCACCTCCAGCGACCGGCTGGCCCGGCTGCTGGCCCTGGTGCCGTACGTGGTCAACCGGGACAGCGTCGCCCTGGACGAGGCCGCCGCCGCGTTCGGGGTCACCGAGAAGCAGCTCATCGACGACCTGAACCTGCTGTGGTGCGTGGAGCTGCGCGCCCCCGACCCGTACTGCCCGATCGACCTGTCCTACGAGGGCGGGGAGATCACCGTCAGCGAGGCCGAGTCGATCGCCCGGCCGCTGCGGCTGAAGGTCGACGAGGCCGGGGCGCTGCTGGTGGCGCTGCGGATGCTGGCCGAGATCGGCGACCCCCGCGACCGGGACGCGCTCAGCCGGGTGATCGCCAAGCTGGAGAACGCCGCCGGGGAGGGCGCCGCCGCGGTCAGCAGCCAGGTGTCGGTGCAGGTGGACCCGGCCGGGGGGATGCCCGCCCGGGTCCGCGACGCGATCGCCCGCGGCCGCCGGCTGCACCTGACCTACTACGTGCCGGGCCGCGACGAGAACACCGAACGCGACGTGGACCCCATGCGGCTGCTGGTCGTCGACGGCCAGCCCTACCTGGAGGGCTGGTGCCGCCGCGCCGAGGGGGTCCGGCTGTTCCGGCTGGACCGGGTCGTGGAGCTGACCGTGCTGGACGTCCCCGCCGAGGTGCCCGCCGACGCCGAGCACCGCGACGTGCGGGCCGGGCGGCTGTTCAGCCCCTCGCCCGACGACATCCGCGTCACGTTCGAGCTGACCCCGGCCGGGCGGTGGGTGGCCGACTCCTACCCGTGCGAGAGCGTGGAGGAGCTGGGGGAGGGGCGGCTGCGGGTCGTGCTGCGCACCGCCGACCAGCGGTGGGTGCGGGGCCTGGCGCTGCGGCTGGGCGACCAGGGCCGGATCACCGGCCCGCCGGAGCTGACCGCGGCCGTCCGCGCCGACGCGGCCCGGGCGCTGGCGCATTACGAGACCGCACCGGCCCGATGA
- the tatC gene encoding twin-arginine translocase subunit TatC, protein MPLMDHLRELRNRLIKAILGLVAGMVVGFVFFDPVWSFLQEPYCELDAAYRASGGRECNLYTNGLTEGFFLRIKIALMIGAVVSAPIWLYQLWAFVAPGLYRRERRWTYVFMAAAVPLFLLGAVLSYVTLDKGLSILLGFVPDNTVPLVTITSYLGYATAMLLVFGLTFELPLFVVVLNLAGVLSSARIRRSQRMIIFGIFVFAAVATPSADPFTMLALALPTILLFEVAAFLAFLNDRRRARRPDPYAELADDEAAPLDLEEIDAELEKGERAR, encoded by the coding sequence ATGCCGCTCATGGACCACCTGCGCGAGCTGCGCAACCGGCTGATCAAGGCCATCCTCGGCCTGGTCGCCGGGATGGTCGTCGGGTTCGTCTTCTTCGACCCGGTCTGGAGCTTCCTCCAGGAGCCCTACTGCGAGCTGGACGCGGCCTACCGCGCCAGCGGCGGCCGTGAGTGCAACCTGTACACCAACGGTCTCACCGAGGGCTTCTTCCTGCGGATCAAGATCGCCCTGATGATCGGCGCGGTGGTGTCCGCACCGATCTGGCTGTACCAGCTGTGGGCCTTCGTGGCGCCCGGCCTGTACCGCCGCGAACGCCGGTGGACCTACGTCTTCATGGCGGCGGCGGTCCCGCTGTTCCTGCTGGGCGCCGTGCTGTCCTACGTCACCCTGGACAAGGGCCTGAGCATCCTGCTGGGGTTCGTGCCCGACAACACGGTCCCGCTCGTCACCATCACCAGCTACCTCGGCTACGCCACGGCGATGCTGCTGGTGTTCGGGCTGACGTTCGAGCTGCCGCTGTTCGTGGTGGTGCTGAACCTGGCCGGAGTGCTCAGCTCCGCGCGGATCCGCCGGTCCCAGCGGATGATCATCTTCGGGATCTTCGTGTTCGCCGCGGTGGCCACCCCCAGCGCCGACCCGTTCACCATGCTGGCGCTGGCACTGCCGACGATCCTGCTGTTCGAGGTTGCCGCCTTCCTGGCGTTCCTGAACGACCGGCGGCGCGCCCGGCGGCCCGACCCGTACGCCGAACTGGCCGACGACGAGGCCGCTCCGCTGGACCTGGAGGAGATCGACGCGGAGCTGGAGAAGGGCGAACGCGCCCGCTGA
- the tatA gene encoding Sec-independent protein translocase subunit TatA translates to MAGLGWTEILIILAVVMLLFGSAKLPQLARSLGRSARILKAETKGLREDDETPQPAQPQAQQPPVQQPPAQPYAPPQGQLPPGQPIQGVPVDPNQARNH, encoded by the coding sequence ATGGCTGGACTTGGCTGGACCGAGATTCTGATCATCCTCGCGGTGGTCATGCTGCTGTTCGGGTCCGCGAAGCTCCCGCAGCTCGCGCGTTCGCTGGGCCGGTCCGCCCGCATCCTGAAGGCGGAGACCAAGGGGCTGCGGGAGGACGACGAGACGCCGCAGCCGGCGCAGCCCCAGGCGCAGCAGCCGCCGGTGCAGCAGCCGCCCGCGCAGCCGTACGCCCCGCCGCAGGGCCAGCTGCCGCCCGGGCAGCCGATCCAGGGTGTGCCGGTCGACCCCAACCAGGCCCGCAACCACTGA
- a CDS encoding helix-turn-helix transcriptional regulator, with the protein MALSRRKTERLLNLVVCLLATRRYLTAEQIRRAVPGYPDSGEAFKRMFERDKEELRELGVPLEVGSEEETGETGYRIPPHDYELPEIHLTPDETAVLGLAARVWQRAALAEAASGALLKLRAAGIDTSETDSLGIEPRVDTDEPAFPALWEAVKNGHPVAFDYQGVGRTAAARRHVQPWGVISRRGRWYLVGYDTDRQDTRVFRLSRIVGEVAADGPPGSVTVPEGVDIRKIAFERIEAPAEARSATVRLRAGAAQGLRRWASDVRPDGPGWDTARLSFSEAERFAPYLARFGADVVVLDPPDLRDAVIQQLKSVLAGHDR; encoded by the coding sequence TTGTCGCGGCGCAAGACCGAGCGCCTGCTGAACCTGGTGGTCTGCCTGCTGGCCACCCGGCGCTATCTCACGGCCGAGCAGATCCGCCGGGCGGTGCCGGGCTATCCCGACTCCGGCGAGGCGTTCAAGCGGATGTTCGAGCGCGACAAGGAGGAGTTGCGCGAGCTGGGGGTGCCGCTGGAGGTCGGCAGCGAGGAGGAGACGGGGGAGACCGGCTACCGGATCCCGCCGCACGACTACGAGCTGCCGGAGATCCACCTGACCCCGGACGAGACCGCGGTGCTGGGGCTGGCCGCCCGGGTGTGGCAGCGCGCCGCCCTGGCCGAGGCCGCCTCCGGGGCGCTGCTGAAGCTGCGGGCCGCCGGGATCGACACCTCCGAGACCGACTCGCTGGGCATCGAGCCGCGGGTGGACACCGACGAGCCGGCCTTCCCGGCGCTGTGGGAGGCGGTCAAGAACGGCCACCCGGTCGCGTTCGACTACCAGGGCGTCGGCCGCACCGCCGCGGCCCGCCGGCACGTGCAGCCGTGGGGGGTGATCAGCCGCCGCGGCCGCTGGTACCTGGTCGGGTACGACACCGACCGGCAGGACACCCGGGTGTTCCGGCTCAGCCGGATCGTCGGCGAGGTCGCCGCCGACGGCCCGCCCGGCAGCGTCACCGTCCCGGAGGGCGTGGACATCCGCAAGATCGCCTTCGAGCGGATCGAGGCGCCCGCCGAGGCCCGCTCGGCGACCGTGCGGCTGCGCGCCGGTGCGGCGCAGGGCCTGCGCCGCTGGGCGTCGGACGTGCGGCCGGACGGCCCCGGCTGGGACACCGCCCGGCTGTCGTTCAGCGAGGCCGAGCGGTTCGCGCCCTACCTGGCCCGGTTCGGCGCCGACGTGGTGGTGCTGGACCCGCCCGACCTGCGCGACGCGGTGATCCAGCAGCTCAAGTCGGTGCTGGCGGGACACGACCGGTGA